The following are from one region of the Nicotiana tabacum cultivar K326 chromosome 3, ASM71507v2, whole genome shotgun sequence genome:
- the LOC107831741 gene encoding pistil-specific extensin-like protein yields MAAFGVILVIVLSSFTVLGQNEGIVTSELAPHSLVSFPPVETPKPHNGGQHHHHHHHKHGQAPASSPSHSSPPVKPPSPPVKPPTPPAHSPSKPPTPPAHPPVKPPSPLPTRKFVGVRGVVYCKSCKYRGIDTLLGASPILGAVVKLACNNTKYHLTALGTTDKNGYFFIQPKWLTTAGYHKCKVFLAKSPKPECSVPTNFHNGQAGAMLIPASLPPPAPMTSKPVDSETGVKLFNVGPFAFEPSKNLPCKQ; encoded by the exons ATGGCTGCCTTTGGGGTCATTCTAGTTATAGTACTTAGCTCATTTACAGTTCTTGGCCAAAACGAAGGCATTGTCACTTCAGAACTAGCTCCTCATTCCCTTGTTAGCTTCCCACCCGTTGAAACCCCTAAGCCTCATAATGGCGGCcaacaccaccaccaccaccaccacaagCACGGCCAAGCCCCAGCTTCTTCTCCCTCTCACTCTTCACCACCAGTCAAACCACCGTCTCCGCCTGTTAAACCACCAACTCCACCTGCTCATTCGCCTAGTAAACCACCAACTCCGCCTGCTCATCCACCAGTTAAACCACCATCTCCTCTTCCAACCAGGAAGTTTGTTGGTGTAAGAGGAGTTGTTTACTGTAAATCTTGCAAGTACAGGGGGATTGACACTCTCTTGGGAGCTTCTCCAATTCTGG GAGCGGTGGTGAAGCTGGCATGCAACAACACAAAGTACCACCTAACAGCCCTAGGCACAACAGACAAGAATGGTTACTTCTTCATCCAACCAAAGTGGTTGACCACAGCAGGTTACCATAAGTGCAAGGTGTTCTTAGCAAAATCACCAAAACCAGAGTGCAGTGTCCCAACAAATTTCCACAATGGACAAGCTGGAGCCATGTTGATCCCTGCATCACTGCCACCACCAGCACCAATGACATCAAAGCCAGTGGATTCTGAGACTGGGGTTAAGCTCTTTAATGTTGGACCTTTTGCTTTTGAGCCCTCAAAGAATCTGCCGTGCAAGCAGTAG